DNA from Brassica napus cultivar Da-Ae chromosome C4, Da-Ae, whole genome shotgun sequence:
GCTGACTTTTAGCTGACTTTACTGTACAGTTACAATTAATGTTGAGATTTACATTCCATAAcaaactttcttcttcttcatcgtctCTCAACATTCATACTCTTGATATGCTATTGCTATCAGAGCTCAACGATCGTTTTTCTctgtgtttgatttgttgttttATTTGGAAACTTAGTGACGATGCAAGCGCAGAAGGAAGCTCCTGCTGATATGCAGTGCAAGGACAAGTTCTTGCTTCAGTGTGTTGTGGCTAGTCCTGGAGTCACTGCCAAGGATGTTACTCCTGAGATGGTATATGATTTAAAGCATTGGTTCTCTCATATGGCTATGGTTACTTTACactgtgttttatgtttttttttggtgattaaTGCTGCAGTTTAGTAAAGAGGCAGGGCATCGAGTTGAGGAGACTAAATTGAGAGTTGTCTACGTTGATCCACCTCGACCACCTTCACCGGTACGTGAAGGGTCGGAAGAGGGCTCTTCGCCAAGAGCTTCCGTCTCTGACAATGGGGCTTCTGATTTTACCGCTGTAAGTATCCAACTTCAGCTTTAAATAGCCAAGAAAATAGAACCTTTTTGCTATACGTTTCCTTTGGTAATAATCGTGTTGAGTTTCTTGTTTGACTTTAGGCTCCAAGATTTAGTGTGGACAGGCTTGAAACTCAGGAAAACTCACCAGAGgtaatttagtaaactttctgatcttttttttttttttaatttacaataCTTTCAAGAAGCTGAGCTACATAAGAAAGAGTGTTTTGAGTATTATATCATTACGGAATCATTTTTTCTTGAGCTTATTTCTTAGCAACGCAATGGCTCGTTCATTAATACACTTTAATTCTTAAGCTTATTAGACCAAGAATCATAACCTTTGTGTTTATCACCGTAAAGAATTTTAGCTTTGACAAATCTTTTAGCTGTGTAGAGTTTGGTACGTCAAAACTGTGGTGTAGATGAATATGGCTTCTTCTGCTGTGGCTTTAGCTTTCCATTGTTTATGCATTTGCAACAAACCTACTAGCTAGTTGGCAAAACATACCGTTGGAGTTAGGTGATATGATCATTCATGTGACATGTAAAAAATGATGCTTATTGACTTGTGTGATGTAATTCCAGGCGAGAGCTCTCATCACAAGGCTCACGGAGGAAAAGAACTCTGCGATTCAACTGAACAACAGACTTCAACAAGAATTGGTAAGGAAAATTCTCACCGCATCATTGTTATTTTGAGCGACTACTCCCTGCAATTTTCGACAAGTACTTTAAATAGCTAGTTTCCCTGGTTTTTAATGAAGCAGccgttttcttttgtttgtttgtttttgaatAGTAAGAATCTAGTTCATCACTTGCACTGGCCTTTCATTGCCAAACACGAACCTTATCTGATAACAAAGAAATATGTAATTATTGCAGGAGAAGTTGAAGCGTGAAAGCAAGAGAAGTCAGAGTGGTGGTGGGATCCCGTTCATGTACGTTCTTCTGGTGGGACTAATCGGCTTAATCTTGGGATACATTATGAAGAGGACATGATCTCgtttgaaaaatacaaaatattcgACAAGTCTCAAAAGTGGCTTCAGCAAGAACCCAAAAGACatgaaaactgaaaaataaaaaaatgttgtgtTAGGACATTGAATCTTGTCTCTCCTATCTTATCGTCGTCCATTTACCTTTGgtttaaatcttaaaattagTGCGTTAGAGGATTGTATTACGGTTTTCATAAgaacttagacttctcatcccTCTTTTTCAACTTTTGTAATCCAAAAGACATTTGTTATTGTGTGTTCATTCAATAATAGTGGGAGGATAGTAAGAGTCTAATTGATTTAGAGGATTAAACCCAACCACTAAATTCTAGATTGCGAGTTTCAGTCTTTAGGTTGATGACTAGGCAGACTAGCTAAAAGAAGGGACACCACTAAGTCGGGAAATCGGCTAATTCCTACGTCAACAAGGGCCAACAGTCCCGATcagtatataaatatgttacttatgcgaaaacatacatcaactagtacaaaatttaattttcatacgcaaattttcaaaatttggttTTATCATACGCTGAACTAATTTTCTTTAGTCAAACGTTGAGTTGTCGTTAACCAATAACAGAAAATCGGCTAATTCATACATCAACAGAGACCAATGGTCCAGATCAATACATAAACACTTCACTTGTgcaaaaacatacatcaactaatacaaaatttaaattcaatacaTGAACTTTCGAAATCTGGTTTTGACATACACTAAAGCT
Protein-coding regions in this window:
- the LOC106371213 gene encoding vesicle-associated protein 1-2, with protein sequence MSNALLDIDPIDLQFPFELKKQISCSLYLANKTDDYVAFKVKTTNPKKYCVRPNTGVVLPRSSSEVLVTMQAQKEAPADMQCKDKFLLQCVVASPGVTAKDVTPEMFSKEAGHRVEETKLRVVYVDPPRPPSPVREGSEEGSSPRASVSDNGASDFTAAPRFSVDRLETQENSPEARALITRLTEEKNSAIQLNNRLQQELEKLKRESKRSQSGGGIPFMYVLLVGLIGLILGYIMKRT